The window GGTCGGCGTGCTGCTCGCGCTGTACGCGCTCGCGGTCGCGAAGCACGACGAACGCGCACGCATCCGCGAGCAGCCCGTGGCACTGACGCCGGGCTGCGCCGACAAGCTCACCCGCTACGGCCTCGCCGCCGGCGCGACCTACGTGTCGCCCTACGCGCTCGCGCGCACCGGGCGGGCGAACGTGCGCCGCGGCTACAGCGAAGAAGACGTGCGCGCGATCCAGCGCGGCTGCAACATCATCGACGACCTGCAGGGGCAGCTCGCCGCGGACCCCGCGCGCGAACGCTGGAACGCCACGCGCTTCGTGCGCGGCACCCACACCAGCTGCGACCACTGCCACCAGGGCATCGGCGACAAGCAGACCGCGGACGGCGTGCCGCAGACCGGCTCGCTGAGCCTCGCCGCCTCATGGGTCATGGCCGACATGTACGACCAGTTCACCGGCATCCTGCTGCCCTACGAGCTGCGCCAGATGCAGTGCTACATCAACTCGTCGAACGGCTTCAAGCCGAACATCGCCGACGACCTGATCCGCGACGTCACCGCCTACAGCCGCTTCCTCGCCGCGGCGCTCGACCTGCGTTTCGGCGTCCGCTATCCGGAACAGGGCATCGACGAGGTGACCGCATCGTCGACGCTCAAGCGCGGCGACGACTATGTCCGCGGCGGCGCGCTGTTCCGGGAGAAGTGCGCGCGCTGCCACGGCCCGCAGGGGCTCGGCACGGTCGTCGACGGCAAGGTGCGGTTCCCGGCCGTGGCGGGGCCGAACGCGTTCAACCTGCAGTCGCGCAACAACTTCTCCTTCGTGTCGACGATCCTGCCGGGCTTCATCTGCCGCAACATGCCGCTCGGCGAAGAGGGCTCGCTCTCCAACCAGGACTGCCGCGACGTCGCCTTCTACGTCAGCAACCTGCCGCGGCCCGCCGGCGACAAGCAGGGGCCGCTCGCGGCATTGTGGCAGCAGCTGATGATGCGCGTGATGCCGCCGCTGATCCGCAGCATCGAATCCTGGCAACGGCCGGGCGAAACCGTGGGGAACGGGACGTGAACGTGAAGACCGCCGTGTTCGGATGGGCGCCGCCGCGCGTGGGCGCGCTCGGCAACGAATTGCTGATCGGCCTGACGCTCGCGATCGTCGTGCTGCCACAGGCGATCGCGTTCTCGACGACGCTGGCCGGCCTGCCCTCGTATTTCGGCCTCTACTGCGCGATCTGGGGCGTGCTGTTCACGGCGCTGCTGAACCCGTCGCGGGTGTTCCACGGCGGGCCCAACAGCACGCTGTCGGCAGTCGTCGGCGTCACGCTGCTGCCGGTCGCGCCGCAATTCGGCCCCGACTACATCGGCTACGCGCTGACGCTGTTCCTGCTCGCGGGGCTGATCCAGCTGGTGTTCCTCGCGGTGCGGCCGCTCGGACGGATGCTCGACTTCGTCAGCGAACCGGTCGCCAACGGCATGATCTGCGGCATCGGCCTGTACATGATCTTCAAGTCATTCCCGGCCTTCGCCGGGCTGCCGATCAACACCCAGGTCGAATGGCGCCTGTGGATCGCCTGGCAGAGCTTCCTCGCGGTGCTCGAGATCGGCAACCTGCACGCGATCCACATCGGCCTGATCACGCTGCTCGTAACCCTCGTCACGCGCCAGTTCACGGCCCTGCGCAACTGGGCGATCCTGCTCGGCATCGTCGCCGGCACGCTGTACTCGGAATGGCTGAACGCACGCCTCGGACTCGCTGCCACGCTGGTCGAACAGACCGCCAACGTCTCCGCCGCGGGCTTCGTGTACCCGTCCGTGCCGCTGTTTACCCAGGAGGCGATGCCCGACATCATCAGCATCATCCCGGGCGCGGTGACGCTCGCGCTGCTGGGCCTGTTCCAGACGGTCGCCGCGATGCGGCGCATGAACCGCCGCAGCGGCCAGTTCGTCGACGCGCGCCACGGCATCTTCGCCGACGCGCTCTCCAACTGCGTGCTGCCCTTCATCTCGGCGCTGCCGACCTGCGCCTCGTTCAACCGCATGTCGCTGATGCACGCGATGAACACCGGCAGCCGGCTCGCCGCGGTCTCGTCGGCGCTGTTCCTGCTCGCGCTGGTGAGCTTCTTCGGCGAGTTCATCGCGATCATCCCGGTGCCGGCGATGGCCGCGATCATCATGGTCGTCGGCGCCAACATGATCGACTGGTCGGACATCCGCGCGCACTTCCAGCACCGCCCCGAGGCGATCGTGTTCAGCGCCTCCTTCCTGTCGGTGCATCTCTTCGGCCTCTTCGGCGCGGTGATCTGCGGCTCGCTGCTCGCCCTCGCCTACGCGAAGTGGGAGAAGGCACATCCCAACGTCAGCCTCGAACACAACGTGCTGCGCATCCGCGGCAACATCTATTACGGCTCGCTGCCGGTGATCGAATCGCTGTACCACCGGGCCAGCACCGACGCGCACATCGACGAGCTGGTCGTCGATTTCTCCGCGGTCCACCACATCGACCCGGAAGGCATCCGCTGGCTCGCCGAAGTCGGCAAGAACGGGAAAGTCCGCTTCATCGACCGGCGCAGCGGGCTGGACCGGCGCGCGGCTTCGGGCGAATCCCCGCCCGACCGCAAGCGCCGCGACCGCAAGCGCCGCGACCGCCGCCGCCGGCGCACGCTGTAGCCGCCGCCGCGGGGCGCGTCGCGTGCCGGGGCAGGGCCGTTCGGGCGCGGACGGAGGGCCTACTTCTTCGCGATGGTCGCTTCCTCGACCAGCAGCGGGTACATGTAGCCCGAGCCGAAATCGCGGTCGAGCGTGACCTTGCCGGTGACGACGACTTCGTCGCCGACCGCGGCGGTGTCCTTGCTCGTGACGATGAGGTTGTTGGTGCCCTGCTCGCCCGAGCCGTCGCGCACATGGACGAAATTGCGGCCCATGATGCCGTTGTTCACCTTGACCACCTTGCCGCTCACCTGGATCGCCTTGCCCGACAGCGCGGCCTTTTCCTGATACACGGCGGCGACGGTCCTGACCGCGGCATCCTCGGCGAAGGCCGCGGGGACGACAGAACCGAGCATTCCGGCGATGACGAGGGCGAGAATTTTGTTCACGAACTGACTCCTGCTGATGGGTCCGCATGCGGACAGGAAGGCAATGCTGCAAGCGGGCATTGTATACCCTGCTGCGGGCGCATGACGTCCGACTGGGGCGCAGCCGCCCGCGCAACGCGACGCCGCCGACATCGTCGCCTTGCCCCGCCTACGGCGAATCGAGCGTTTCCACGGCAACCCGCGCCTTCCCGCCCGCGACAACGTCCGCCTCGCGGAAGCGCGCTTCGACGTCGACCAGGACCCCGTGCTCATCGTGGATGCAAACGACGTCCTTCATGCCGCGAGCCGCCGCCAGTTTCCCGGGTGTCATTCCGGTCCACCGCGCGTCGGAGTCGACGCTGGGAAGGGCGCGCGCCTTGCGCCGCTCCTTGCCGTGGAAGCGGAGGTAGTTGACCGTCGCCCAGATCAACAGGGCGGCGCAGAGCGCCCAGCCGTAGGGCATGGTGTCGTACGCGAAGTCGATCAGGCCGGTCCAGCCCGACAGGTCTATCCACTGGTGCTGCGCGATGCGGATGCCCATGACCCACAGCAGCAGGGTCAGCACGGGCCGCCACAGGTAGACCCACACGCCCCAGCCGATCCAGGTCACCACGGTCATGGCCTGGCGGGCGCCCTTGGCCTGGGCCTCCGGCCGCTCGTAGATCAGGGGATGGCCATCGGCGCAGCGGACGCGGATATGCGGAGGAAGAGGAAGCGACATGTATGGAGCGGTGATGCGGAGTGGCTTAACGGAGTCCCCGGTCCGGGCTGCTCCAGCGGCCGCGCTGACCTTTCTTCCGCAGCAGCGCCTTGGGAAAGGCCA is drawn from Azoarcus sp. DN11 and contains these coding sequences:
- the pgaD gene encoding poly-beta-1,6-N-acetyl-D-glucosamine biosynthesis protein PgaD, translating into MSLPLPPHIRVRCADGHPLIYERPEAQAKGARQAMTVVTWIGWGVWVYLWRPVLTLLLWVMGIRIAQHQWIDLSGWTGLIDFAYDTMPYGWALCAALLIWATVNYLRFHGKERRKARALPSVDSDARWTGMTPGKLAAARGMKDVVCIHDEHGVLVDVEARFREADVVAGGKARVAVETLDSP
- a CDS encoding c-type cytochrome, producing MKRRAPGWRKATRLGLLVGVLLALYALAVAKHDERARIREQPVALTPGCADKLTRYGLAAGATYVSPYALARTGRANVRRGYSEEDVRAIQRGCNIIDDLQGQLAADPARERWNATRFVRGTHTSCDHCHQGIGDKQTADGVPQTGSLSLAASWVMADMYDQFTGILLPYELRQMQCYINSSNGFKPNIADDLIRDVTAYSRFLAAALDLRFGVRYPEQGIDEVTASSTLKRGDDYVRGGALFREKCARCHGPQGLGTVVDGKVRFPAVAGPNAFNLQSRNNFSFVSTILPGFICRNMPLGEEGSLSNQDCRDVAFYVSNLPRPAGDKQGPLAALWQQLMMRVMPPLIRSIESWQRPGETVGNGT
- a CDS encoding SulP family inorganic anion transporter; translated protein: MNVKTAVFGWAPPRVGALGNELLIGLTLAIVVLPQAIAFSTTLAGLPSYFGLYCAIWGVLFTALLNPSRVFHGGPNSTLSAVVGVTLLPVAPQFGPDYIGYALTLFLLAGLIQLVFLAVRPLGRMLDFVSEPVANGMICGIGLYMIFKSFPAFAGLPINTQVEWRLWIAWQSFLAVLEIGNLHAIHIGLITLLVTLVTRQFTALRNWAILLGIVAGTLYSEWLNARLGLAATLVEQTANVSAAGFVYPSVPLFTQEAMPDIISIIPGAVTLALLGLFQTVAAMRRMNRRSGQFVDARHGIFADALSNCVLPFISALPTCASFNRMSLMHAMNTGSRLAAVSSALFLLALVSFFGEFIAIIPVPAMAAIIMVVGANMIDWSDIRAHFQHRPEAIVFSASFLSVHLFGLFGAVICGSLLALAYAKWEKAHPNVSLEHNVLRIRGNIYYGSLPVIESLYHRASTDAHIDELVVDFSAVHHIDPEGIRWLAEVGKNGKVRFIDRRSGLDRRAASGESPPDRKRRDRKRRDRRRRRTL